A single genomic interval of Vanessa atalanta chromosome 12, ilVanAtal1.2, whole genome shotgun sequence harbors:
- the LOC125067899 gene encoding uncharacterized protein LOC125067899, whose translation MIFSSQAEDVNSFNVINDTKVLSRRKRFIVFPEGSSFQLVFCTTYPALTTIGDIFLWGNTAALAYELPQDPYSPFNHRADPLHRRMDTKNIYFTDFDGKIIHKAPYKRKFIVNPAFAKRSVDEMVSPEFKIDRKQMHASKHTREFLKGAHLDKVDFHRSSRARLYQQIEALFDGLGSDGRNCLLKTLCLIGQTQASPQGAFLQEIMRAVFTLPKNNSTDDIDEEYDAAFSATEPCDQLYPNCNEHSNNLETPFIGS comes from the exons ATGATTTTCTCATCTCAAGCGGAAGatgttaatagttttaatgttattaacgATACTAAAGTGCTATCAAGAAGGAAAAGATTTATCGTTTTTCCAGAAGGAAGTTCTTTTCAATTGG TTTTCTGCACGACATATCCAGCTTTAACAACTATAGGGGACATATTTTTATGGGGGAACACAGCTGCTCTGGCGTACGAACTCCCTCAAGATCCATATTCTCCCTTCAATCATAGAGCTGACCCTCTTCATAGAAGGATGGacacgaaaaatatatatttcacggATTTTGACggaaaaattattcataaggCTCCGTATAAGAG GAAATTCATAGTAAATCCAGCGTTTGCGAAGCGTAGCGTGGACGAAATGGTATCCCCAGAATTTAAAATAGACAGAAAACAGATGCACGCTTCGAAACACACACGAGAGTTTTTAAAAGGTGCGCATTTGGATAAAGTCGACTTTCATAGGAGTAGTCGAGCGAGACTATACCAGCAGATAGAGGCTCTGTTTGACGG aCTTGGGTCTGATGGAAGAAACTGTTTGTTGAAGACATTGTGTTTAATCGGCCAGACACAAGCCAGTCCGCAGGGCGCTTTTCTTCAGGAAATAATGAGGGCGGTGTTCAC attaccaaaaaataattcaactgaTGATATCGACGAAGAATACGACGCAGCCTTTTCAGCAACAGAGCCTTGTGACCAATTGTATCCTAATTGCAACGAACACTCGAACAATCTGGAAACACCGTTTATTGGTTCTTGA